A segment of the Mercurialis annua linkage group LG4, ddMerAnnu1.2, whole genome shotgun sequence genome:
atttttgtgctCCTTCCATGGGAGGAGCTCTTCTCCtttcttccatggaaggaaggagcacgcagctcctccttccatggaaggaaggagaCTGCTCCTATGGAAGGAGGAGCTGCGTGCTCCTCCCTCCGTGGAGGAGGATGGAGGAGGAGCAGATTTGAAGGAGGAGTtcgaaaaaaaattggtttttttaattattttaattatgtattaattttgttaagtttttaaattttgaagaaattaatgataattaatataaattaaatagttactattagttaatttttttaaagaagatggtatttttgtataattaataatattaacgtttaattagaatataagttaaaaataagggactgttttaatttttttttcagatgaaaaaaaaacaatttagtaCTTcggggtagagttgaaaacgaaaaacccaaaatagggtataattgaaaattttcctacgtcggggtataaatgaaaaaaaagttcaaggtggggtgtttttaagtaattaggcctaaattaaataaatttgtattaaaacttgatggctaagtaaaagagtgctaaaagtgtattttggtgcccgaaagtattaaaaaaagtttCCTTGGGCCCTATAGGTTTGGATacggtcaatttcagtccgtcaaacttgtaaattgcccataaacttctaaaatattgcaattagtccaatttctataattagattacaatttctttggatttttatgggctatttacgcctaattacgttttaatcctcaaAGTTTGCAATTGTGCACAGactacgcctgcttagattcctgCAAGCAAATCTGTAGCTCGTCACCCAAACGgatttctctagaaatcattattggacgcttcagttccttatcaccttttacctgtccgaaaaattgATGTCTACAGCAACAACAGCAGACTATAGTACAACAAATCTTGATTATAGTTAAATCTTCTTACAAAACGTTTTTTGCTTAACTTGTTTTTATCTCAACTGCAATTAAAGGAGTTATGCAAcattaaaagttttaaaaggaaaaatacagattgaaatcaataaataataacaaatgtaatatatatcatttttaaaatatgtaactTACAACAGACATAAGATCTTAGGGACCAATTTTGTCTAAGGTTATTTACAAAGTTAAAAAGCGCCTTGACAAAATCCTTTCCTTACCGAACTATGATTTTAACAACATTATATGAGTTGGAATATCCCATACAActtacattttatttaaaagcaataaaaaaatattaacagaTAAGTCATGTACGTATTGAAAGTACTTACCTGGAATTTTGTGAGCTTGTATTTCAAAATTCGGCAATCATGAGCTTCTATTTCAAAATTCGGCAAGTGTTCATCTGATCAACCTTTAATTTATAGAATTCGAGTATTAGTTTTTCGTTATGTAAATAACATAAattcaaacaaaagaaaaataaatttattgaattaagatcttataaaaaatataaatttgaaaaaacctTTCGTTCATGGGATAATAGAATGGGATGGGATCCGAACGGTGGATTTTGCTATGCAAATAACAAAGATTTGtaacaaaagaaaattataagaGTCGTATTTAAGGTCTTATAAAgaagataaatttgaaaaacctTCCGTTCATGGGATCATATAATGGGATGGGATCCGAGGTGGTTTTTCGCTATGCAAATGACAAAGTTTCGcaacaaaagaaaattataaaagttgTATCTTGGAAAAAGAAGATAAATTGCAAAATCTTCAGTTCATGGATCCGAACAGTGACCTTTTGCTCATTTATAAAACAACCTACCGTTCATGGGATTGTATAATGGGATCCGAATGGTAGTCTTTTGCGCAAagattcacaaaaaaaaaaattaataagatgGATCTTGCAAAGAAGATGAATTGCAAAACCTTCTGTTCATGGGATTGTATGATTGAATCCAAACAATGGTCTTTGCTCATAAATAACAAAGATTCACAACaaagaaattttaataagttggatCTTGTAAAGAAGATCAATTGCAAAATCTTTCGTTCATGGGATCCGAAGATCTTTTGCTCATGTAAATGACACAAATTCAAGTTAGATCTTGTAAAGAAAGTACATTGTAAAACCTTCCGTCCATGAGATCCGTTTATGGGATTCGAACGGTATTCTTTTACTcatgtaaataacaaaaaaccacaacaaagaaattttaattcaacTTTAAAACTTATAAAGAAATAAATTGCAAGACCTTCCGTTCATAAGATCCGAATGGTGGTCTttcatgtaaataaaataacttcaaaacGAAAAGCTTTTTATTCAAGTTGAAATGTAGagtcttttctttaaaaaaatgaaggcaaaagatacaaaacaaactcttgtagttttcacaaaaatacaaataaacccttttattttttgttttcaaatagaacaaataactctTTTCGTCCAACACCATTAAAAAtaaggttaatgtcataaaaattcacaaactttacatgttttttcattttaatcacgcagtttaaattttttcattttcatgcacgaactatcactttttctcaaattcatgcaccgTGTTGAGGTGTCACAGcttcattggtgtaattcgctgaggtggaggtcattttacaccaatgaatgagtgccacctcaacaccgtgcatgaatatgataaaaagtgatagttcgtgcatgaaaatgagaaaatttaaactgtgtgattaaaatgagagaacgtgtaaagttcgtgatttttttttacattaacccaTAAAAATACTCATTAATGAATGGccgtctctcataatcatatagaaaaaaaatttaatttttttaatgtttaaaatatttactaaaaatctgagggggtaagtgtccaaaaattaagttaaaagggtttatttgttcaattttgaAACAACGaggattaaattgtttaaattttaaagcaCAAGAGCTTAATTgtgtccaaaaaaataaaagagccGATCTGTATTTTTAAGAAAAAgccgaaaaatatttttatgccTTTTGCCAAAATTGAACAAGAGTAAAGTTTTTCCGTTTTACAAATACAAAGCATAATGAAGATAGAGAAAGAGAGCAAAAATGGTATGCAATTGCTTTAGGGTTAGGTTAATACCAATGTTGTTAAAACCGGACCAGAAAGTGAACCGGCTTCATCGGGAGCTCACGGTTCAACTGGTTCAACCGGATTGAATcggatttttaatttcaataaatataaataatttaaattaaatatacctaattttataaattaaaaaatgataaaatatttatataaaattatttttaaaattttattatgcaaaatataattataagtgatcaatgtttaaaaatatatagaataaatactttttatgagaaaaaataataaattttttcattgttaattaaattaaaattatataattaaaacttataaataaaaaatacaatgatatatttaattaaaattaattatttaatttgtgaagtgtaattaaaattgatgaatatttaagtgtatataaaataattttattgtataaaaaaagttaattcttaaaaatagagtaattattaattttagtagtcagatttaataaataaaaatttgataatttatttaaataaaaaatatatattaaattttattgttagAAATTTGTtaagaataataaatattttaaaaagatatagAATAACTATTAtgtataagaaaaaaaaagtgttgtgtaagagagagaaaaagtaTGTTGTGgataagagagaaaaaaatattatgtaagAGAGTGAAAAAGAAAGTGTTGTGTAAGAGAgagaaatataaatatgttgTGTGCAATGTTGTCAAAATCGACCCGGTCATCGAACCGGTGAGGACACCGGATGAAGGATCAAAGGTTGAACCAGGATTAAACCGAaggttgaaaataataaaatttgatgtaattcataatgttttttcgcgggttttaattgattttgtaaTGGTTTTGTCTCTGAATAAATGAGAAGCacgattaattaattatgtcaAGGTTTTATCTCTTAATTAAGGAGGgtatatgattaattaatttcataacgGTTTTATCTCCTAATCAAGGAGGGGGTTACGATTAATTAATACTATAACggttttatcttttaattaattaagagttaCGATTTATAGTCATAGTTTTCAACACTTTTCACACGAGGAAAATTTAAGCTATTCCTTTCccaaaatttgatttatttttttgaagaattatgatatatattttGATTCGTTGAGAATAATACTACGATATTTTTGTAGCTCGATTTATCATGGGAAGCAGTTTCACTTCATAAATCTATGAAGACAAATATGTTTTAAGAAGAATGTGTGATACATAGAACTCAAGTTTGTTTTCTGATTCAAATTCATTtaagattataattttatatgattacAGTTTTCTTTCTGTTTACGTATTATTTTGTCTAACAATTTTACAATAGATTTTCATCTCTAATGACTATTTTGATTGGATCGAATCATTCGCAAATCACTATTTTGTTAATATGTTATCTGACTATTTTTTTGCAAGgtttaacattatcataattttaattactgttaaaaaaaattcaaagaggAATTAATTTCCCTTTACAgacataatttaaaatatttttttcttcagatTTATTATGGACATTTTTTATCAGAGAATTTCCTGGcagatttataataatttttttttatttttgtaaatcaGTTTCAAACAGGTTTCTTATAGTTACACATGTTCCCGACAGTTTCAAACGAGCTCCCGTGATAGTTTCGAAATAGTTTCCGTGTAGTTTCAAATAACTTTTCAGGCTGTTTTGCAGACTGAAATTTTCGAGCAGGTTTTATATTCTAGATTTAATTTTGCTGGCTGACcaaaacttatattttatttagaatttttttttgtttcaaatttaattGTAGGGTACCATTGCTTGCAATTTGAAGATATTgaacattaattattttgaataagTAACTTGTTTAGTTTGCAATGTATgcgtttctttttgttttcaaaaatagaaataaattgaaatttttttgatgATGGGACTTTAGGCCAAGTTCTAAATGTTCTTGTTAGCACTAGTTTTGATTCCTTTGAGTCTTGCTGAAAATTGGAGAAATTGAACAGActgaatttcaaaaaattacaaaagattTTTTGTATCTAACCACTTTGGGTCAGTCTATATTTTTGATGTAGGATGCTCCGAATTTAATAATGACATTGACAATATTCGCATGGCTGTTGATGCGTGGGCTAATTCTGATTATTTATGTCGCAATTATGTTATGAATAACTTAGGTGATCCATTATTTAATGTTACCGTATGCAAACGACAACTAAAGAATTATAGGATTCATTAGACAATAACTGTAAGTCTGAGGATGGTGCCACTAAGAAATATATGATAGTTGCTTCTTATATCATAAATTGGTGGATTCTAAAACCGTGGTTAATTAAGTTTAGGAATTTTATAATTCACAAAATTTATGCAGAGGGGACGACTTTAAATGAAGCATTTCAAGTGGCTGTTGTTATCAAGAAATTTACCTATATGAAAAAACTTCAAGAATTACCTTAAGTATAagtgaaagaaaatgaaaatagagGATCTTATTGTTAGACTTCAAACTGAAGAAGACATATGATAGGAAACTTAATATTTATGTAAGCCAATATGATGGAGTTGGGTCAAAGTTCAAATAAGCAAGTTTCTGGCCAAAGGTGGAATTTTTAAACCATTGTGATAAAACTGGTAACAAATGAAGGACATCACTTGGGATGTGAATCAAATAAGTCTCCATGTTGTGGTTTTTGAAGTAACCATATTGGATCAAATTCGAAAGAATAATGGATTGACATTATGGTTAATCGGCATGTGTGCTCGAACAAATCAATGTTCAATTCATTTATACAAGTGGAAAATAGAGAAAAGTTGTTCATCGGAAACTCTGCTACATCCAAGATTGCTGGTCAACGCAGGTAAGCTTGAAGATGACCTCTGGAAAGCAGCTGACTCTAAACGTTATAATAATCTCATTCATAACGTTTGATGAAGCAGCTTGAGTCATCTCTAAGTACTTAATGTTCTCCTATGTAGTCCTTTTGTTATTCTCTAGTTccgcttaatttttttttgctacgttaaaaaacattatataaaacAAGGTAAagatttttcataaaattacatGATTTTCTAGTAATAGGTTCTACTGGAGAATATTGTGTTAGTTGTTGTGCCTCGGAAATTTAGCTGTGATCGTAAGATATGGTTGAATTTTCAATTCGTTCCATAACTTATGGCTCTATTGTTGCAGGCGCACCATCCGCTTCATGAGAATCGACTACATCTTTTCCGTTCATTCTATTTCTTGAAAACTTTCTATCGGAGAACATTGTGTTGGTTGTTTTGCCTCAAAAATTTGGGTGTGACCGTAagataagattttttttttcaatttattccaCAACCTATGGCTCTACCTTTGCAGGCGCACCGGCTATTTCATGAGAGTCGGCTACATCTTTTCCACTAATTCTATGAGGTTTTGGAGCTAATAGTTCCACTAGACGTGCTATAAACCTATTTCTGTTATTTTTCGAAAATCAGTATTTTGACATATTTGACCATACTAGAGTTAAatcttaattatataattttgattgataACTCAAGCGATTGTAAGCAATGACGGAGGGAGGAGGAGGCATTGGAGTGTCATAGCCctctctaaatttttaaaattgttaaaataaacaccaagttttttaatatttttacaatttaactcCTCCTAATTCTTAAAATTATCTATTCCATATATTATATAGTGCAACTTGGCCCTTCTTATATTAAAATCCTGACTCCGTTACTGATTGTaaggataataaaaaaaagttaataatatTTAGAGTCCCTAAACTTTCCAGGAATATACTTTAAAATTCTAAGAGATAGCTTTTGTAACTGAAAAttgcaaataaattaaaattgaaacaactTTGCATTAAAAAGAACACTAcagtatttataaaatttataaaaactaaataagTTTAATTTTTCTGAGAGTCTTTAAACttttgtttgattgattggtCTCTTTTCCTTTGATGGCCATAAACTTTTATATTCACTTTTGAAAACCGTCATATGCTTAACTTTCACGTTTGAGAAATCTAGCCACACATAGAAGACTCAATTTCATAAACTGTTTGAGTGATAACCTAATTCTCGAAATCAAGATAGTCTACTTCATATATTACATATTGCAATTTGGCGCTCCCTATGTTGAAATCCTGGCTCCGTCACTGGTCATGATACGCATTGCCAGTGCAGACAGAAGAGATGTGCATTTTAATACGTCGAGACAATATGTGATCTAACCGTTGCAGCTACTTCTCCCGGTCGTCAATTCTGACTGGTATACTTCTTGGAAATGGACAAATAATAAAGGTATCATAATTGATTGGTTgttcaaaatatattatttttgaacCTAACTACTAAGTGTCCATAACTTGCCACTCTATTGTAGTAAATATCTACAGGGTTATGGGTTCGTTCAGTATAATTTTATAGACGAACTACTTGGCAaaacttttatataaaatatgcagGGTAAAATATTTTCCTTTCTTGtttcaaatttgttttatatgtgtatatagtattttttttttgcattcaTAGTAATTGCCATAAAGATGAAGTGGATGAGAAATATGTACTAGGAAAGGTTGTAGTATGCTACATTGCTGATGGAGTAGATTATGGAGATTTTGCAGacacaataattttaaaaacaggAGTACTTGGTCCAAAAGTACTTGATTTTCACAATGTTACAATATCTAAGAACTATTATCAGCAATTTCAGAATATATACATCAAACGTCTATGGTTCAATTCATTGACGGATAGTTAATTATACCTATTATGTCAAGTCTCCGGCTGCTCTAATAGttgataattatatattatgatataAGTTTCTGTTGTATTTAGTGTTTAGTTATCAAAATAAAACTAGTTTCATATTTGTCGCTCGGAGCTTTGTAGAAACAGTTTCGTTCTTTGCATTTGATTTATCTGTTATTTCGGATATATGCTTCTGGTTTTGAGATATTGTTTATGCtgttaaaattaacaaatggCCTTAGCTATGAGTTCTGTACTAAGACTCTGAGTTGATCATTTGTGTGcatacaaatgtttaaatttcttGAGCTTTGACCATTCTTTTCTCTGCATATTACTTGTAATCTTCCCATACATTTGCAATAACTTATCTTTTTGTCCCATTTGTTTTCATTTGATTCTGTTCTACATTTTGTTTTCCTTTCTACAAGGTAGCTCAAGCATTTAGAGTCAACAGAAAAGGACTAAACGTACCACTACATATATGCGCGCAATATTGTACGAAAATTTATAAACTCCTACGTTTCGGTAATTCCATTTTTCCTTCGTAAACGCTTTTGAgactgacattttatattcgtaacttattcttataaaaaaaatggtttgaacGGTTTAAATTTTCCGTTCCGCATTTCTGTTTTCGTTCAAGAAGTGTGTGCAAGTCTCTATCTGTTCTTTGACTGTGTAACAAGTTTTAACTCAAAAATTACATCAACAAACACAAGATGAATTCACCAAGTAGTATTTCattaacataaataaataaaaaacaagtcAATCTAAAATTAGTTTACAAGAAAGGCCTAAAACACACTTTAGTACCTCACTTCCCATAAGCAGAACAAACGAAAATCAcagcattttttttttctgtgcATCCTTTTTGTAGTGGAATCAAAATTAGATGTTTTCACACAATAAATTCAAACCTAGCaaataccaaacaaatcaagaaattcaaataataacaataaattagcAACAAATAGGGCACTGTATCAAACCATTTTCATTGCACTCACCACATTTCACCATCTTCTTCTGCACATCATCCAAAACCTTGCAGCTGCCATTACACTCCATACACATCACAAACCTAATCCCTGCACATCTTTCGCATCCTCCGGCAAGCCCTTTCGGAATCCCATCAAACAAAATCCCTAACATCCCTTCTTCTTCTAGCTTCACTACTTGATCAGACCCTCCAATTAACCTCCCCTTCACAAACACAAGTGGAACTTTCACTTCTTTGGTGCCCATTAGTCTTCTTAGATCCTCCTTTAAACCCGAATCCATCGATATATCTCTCTCTATCATATGAATATGATATGATTCAATTATAGACCTCACTGTATTGCAATCTTCAAAGGTTTTTCTGATGCCCCTCAATGTAGTAGTGTAGATCACAACCGCATTATCGCCCCCGGACGGGCATTTTTCTTCGAATAAACGAAGGATAGACTCCGATTCGAGCGAAGTTTTGAACTTTCGATGAGCTTTTGGTGTTAGAGAGATAATTCTCTTGATCTGCTCTTCTTCAGTTAGCTCTCTTTCATATAATGCCACAAGTTCTGGATCAAACAATGGACTAAAACTCCTCCTTCGCGACGAAATAGCAGAATCATCACCACCACAACCACCTCCACCgccaccaccaccgccaccaccaAGAATCTCTGTTTTCTTCCTTACCGGAGACTCTTTCCCCGGATAACTCAATCTCATAACCGCCTTACTTGATTTAAAAACCGGCCTTGGACTAAAATCTGACACTCTTctagttttattttctttgccACCAAATGTTTTAGCCTTTCTTGGAGAGCCAATTTGATTCAAGAACTTCAACGGACTTCTAACATCAACATCATGCATAAACCCACGAAACAAAATTGATTTAGGGCTCTTCTTATGTACTCCTCCTCCGCCTCCGCCTCCGCCTCCGCCTTCTTCGAGATCTTCCATTAACTCCCATGTATTAATAACCTCCGTAGGTTCACGGGGCGGCGATGATTTTTCCTCTACTTTCTTCTTACTCTCCACTGCTATTTCTTTAACGGGTGCTTCATCTTCTTGTTCGTGATCTTGCTGTTGAAGTTTTTCACTGATGTCGAGTTTTAGAGCACCGTAAGTGGAGGAAGTGAGGGAGACAACATGGTTAATGGGGAAGCCGCCGCCATTGTTGTGGACAATGATGTCTTGATGGAGTTGTTTCTTGAGTAATTTAGAAGAAACACAGCCCATTTCTTTTGACTGGTTTTTCTCTCGTTGGGTAGTTTTGTTTTTCAGTTTTTCTACAGAGAAAAGTGGAGGTGATGGTGAGTTGGaagttttttttgtcttttttcttCATGTTTTTACCGTTATCATCCTCTAATGTGTCTGCTACGGGCCCAACGGTCGAATTTTTTGAAAAGATTTAACGTTTTCTTTTGTCGGATGGTCCTTCTGGTTTACGATTATTACTTTAGTTTCATCCTCGACTTCTGCCTGAACTCTACTTTTGTCCCACTTTCTGGGTATAGTTTCCAATTTTGTCCCCAAGGCCCAATAGTTTTGTTAGACTTGAGGTTCTTTTTAggggtttaatttgttttaaaaaaatatttggtatAGTTTTATAATGTAAAAGTACGATGCACATATCGATATCAAAGTATTTCATTTATATGGTATATATACacatagaaaaattaaaattttcataattcattttgattttctctctctttattATTATCTCTCATTATCTCTCTGTAAGTCACGATATATTATTTTCTTGCCTTTCCACTTTCGTCTTGCCGTCGAagcttttatatttgtttgttaTTATTGTCGTTGTTAccattatcatttttatttcttttattatcattatattctatttttatttcagaTATGAAATTTAtcgtttttttttccttttcattttcagatctacaatttatttattttcttattatatttatataacaataatttttttaccattaaacatgtataaaagttatctttaaagaatataatactACTTTTCATGTTACATAACatgattttgtgattttataaaattaaattatcttatttctgcatttttactatgtttgtgtatttttgtgtttttttaattcgACAAcatgatttgttgatgatggttgattgctgaattattgtagtGTTACAGAATTAATTTTATGatgatattattttaatcttCAATTGATATTTGTTTGGTTTTAACATTGgtgaaaaaaatgatattatacatgaaataaactaaaaaaattaaaatcaaatttagaaagaaaaatgaTACATTAATATTTGGCTTGATAAGGCAATATTTGataggcttaatgtcttaaaaaaccccgatcttttagccccttttcaattataccctgacgttgaaaatttgtcaattttaccctattttgcatttctgtgtttcaattgtaccctgaaatattaaattaacgtcttttttacttggaaaaaaaattaaaaacatcctacatgtctagcatatattaattgtatgttttaaaaatttatttaaatttagttaaattaattaagaatttaaaatagtgttaatttgattatggtttttagttagtttttaataataaaggacttatttgtacttttttgaagaaaaaagaatttaatttcatctttaaacttagttaattgaatgatttcatcatttaagtaaaaaaattaacaaaaattaaaaaattggggtacaattgaaaacggaaaattcaaaagtgggtaaaattgacaatttttcaacgtcagggtggaattgaaaaaaagtctaaaggtgagggatttttgagtgattaggcctatttGATATGCCTTTAATTGCTCAATTATATGTAATATCCCTGTGATTACTCTTTGAATATTCTGTGTATATTAGGCAATCAATGTACAAGGCTTTGCCTTATATATATGTATCAGTTGTTTAGGAAAATATCAATAAACTCATTATTCTCTGCCATAAACTCTTTCATGGTATCAAAGCTAGTAAGAGACTTAACAGTCCAAACTTTTTTCGTTTTTCTTTGATAATGGCAAATTCACACACAGCCATGATAACCACCTCTCAATCAAATACACTTACACATCCACC
Coding sequences within it:
- the LOC126676350 gene encoding uncharacterized protein At3g28850, which gives rise to MGCVSSKLLKKQLHQDIIVHNNGGGFPINHVVSLTSSTYGALKLDISEKLQQQDHEQEDEAPVKEIAVESKKKVEEKSSPPREPTEVINTWELMEDLEEGGGGGGGGGGVHKKSPKSILFRGFMHDVDVRSPLKFLNQIGSPRKAKTFGGKENKTRRVSDFSPRPVFKSSKAVMRLSYPGKESPVRKKTEILGGGGGGGGGGGCGGDDSAISSRRRSFSPLFDPELVALYERELTEEEQIKRIISLTPKAHRKFKTSLESESILRLFEEKCPSGGDNAVVIYTTTLRGIRKTFEDCNTVRSIIESYHIHMIERDISMDSGLKEDLRRLMGTKEVKVPLVFVKGRLIGGSDQVVKLEEEGMLGILFDGIPKGLAGGCERCAGIRFVMCMECNGSCKVLDDVQKKMVKCGECNENGLIQCPICC